A genomic segment from Pseudomonas sp. M30-35 encodes:
- a CDS encoding DUF2274 domain-containing protein encodes MPRQFKLTFACPASLKTDLDRYAALHTQTYGETVDAVTLIPHMLEAFIAGDRGFKGRT; translated from the coding sequence ATGCCCCGGCAGTTCAAACTGACCTTTGCCTGTCCCGCGAGCCTGAAAACCGACCTCGACCGCTACGCCGCTCTGCATACACAGACCTATGGCGAGACGGTCGATGCTGTGACGCTGATTCCGCATATGCTAGAGGCGTTCATCGCCGGGGATCGGGGCTTCAAGGGGCGTACCTGA
- a CDS encoding multidrug effflux MFS transporter translates to MPRLPFILTVAMLSAFGLIASDVYLPAMPSMTTEFGVADWQMPQTISFYLLALAIAQLAYGPLSDRNGRKPVLLAGIALYIVGSVGCATSTTYNGFLAWRMLEAVGAAAGLVIGRALIADTCDKRTSAKVYAVIYPLVSLSPALAPAIGGHLAAAFGWRSDFLFVAAFGVVALLMVMTLLPETLPIAARTRTSPFAGFSHVLRDRTFRRYTLVVCTIYCAWFVYLTQSPFLFARQGLSEEQSGWLYLPLTAGIIGANLLAKRLLDRWPYDRILSAGIMCFVLGGVAFLAVEALGLHGAAAVVLPMCLVSLANGSSLSLAVSGAIASEHGHAATASGLVGFCQIGSAALVAMGVSAAFGTGLGVLSGAVLVLGLIALSTCLPWAGRRTGLD, encoded by the coding sequence ATGCCTCGCTTACCGTTCATTCTAACCGTCGCCATGCTGAGTGCCTTCGGCCTGATTGCTTCGGACGTTTATTTGCCCGCCATGCCGAGCATGACCACGGAGTTCGGCGTCGCTGATTGGCAAATGCCGCAGACCATCTCGTTCTACCTGCTGGCACTGGCAATTGCCCAGTTGGCCTACGGGCCACTATCTGACCGCAATGGCCGCAAGCCCGTACTGCTGGCCGGCATCGCGCTGTACATCGTTGGCTCGGTGGGTTGTGCGACCTCAACCACTTACAACGGATTTCTTGCGTGGCGAATGCTGGAGGCAGTCGGTGCAGCTGCGGGCCTTGTTATTGGCCGCGCCCTGATCGCAGACACCTGCGACAAGCGCACCTCTGCCAAGGTCTATGCGGTGATCTATCCGCTGGTGTCGCTGTCGCCAGCCCTAGCACCGGCCATAGGTGGGCATTTGGCAGCGGCCTTCGGCTGGCGGTCAGACTTCCTGTTCGTCGCCGCGTTCGGTGTCGTGGCACTACTGATGGTGATGACGCTGCTACCGGAAACGCTACCCATTGCTGCCCGTACTCGGACCTCTCCCTTTGCTGGCTTCAGTCATGTTTTGCGCGACCGAACTTTTCGCCGCTATACATTGGTGGTCTGCACGATCTATTGCGCTTGGTTCGTCTACTTGACCCAATCGCCGTTTCTTTTCGCGCGCCAAGGTTTGAGTGAGGAACAAAGCGGCTGGCTGTACCTGCCGCTGACAGCTGGCATCATCGGTGCCAACCTGCTTGCCAAGCGGTTGCTTGATCGTTGGCCCTACGACCGTATTCTTTCTGCCGGCATCATGTGCTTCGTGCTTGGAGGCGTGGCATTCCTAGCCGTGGAGGCACTGGGGCTACATGGCGCGGCCGCTGTGGTGCTGCCGATGTGCTTGGTCAGTCTCGCTAATGGTTCGTCGCTGTCGCTGGCCGTTTCCGGGGCCATTGCCAGCGAGCACGGGCATGCGGCCACTGCGTCGGGACTAGTAGGGTTCTGTCAGATCGGCAGCGCCGCGCTGGTGGCGATGGGTGTCAGTGCAGCCTTCGGTACTGGCCTTGGCGTGCTTAGCGGCGCCGTGCTGGTGCTCGGGCTGATCGCACTGTCCACCTGTCTGCCATGGGCTGGGCGCCGGACGGGTTTGGATTGA
- a CDS encoding LysR family transcriptional regulator, which produces MNWDDVRIFLAIQSAGTLRGAAQRLAIDQTTVGRRLTGLERALGSRLFLRTTGGLVLTDTGKQVLRMAEDMERMAVSFQRRGEGADARVAGEVRVTTTDSLAVDFVIPAIERLRASHPEVRVILSTTTRLLDLARREADIAVRTLRPEQPDLIVRQLGCWEVGLYATRGYLAKYGQPQPGKGFANHDIALYQEGVTGRQNDTLAGESRAQGRVVAELDSSLMLTTFVRAGLAIGELPEYQARRNPELMRLWPEHRRAKPYEAWLVLHQDLAHTARVRVVVEAIASAFAD; this is translated from the coding sequence ATGAACTGGGACGACGTGCGGATATTCCTAGCCATTCAAAGCGCCGGCACCTTACGCGGGGCCGCGCAGCGACTGGCCATCGACCAGACAACGGTGGGCCGGCGCCTGACCGGACTGGAGCGGGCGCTTGGCAGCCGGTTATTTCTGCGTACCACGGGTGGCTTGGTGCTGACCGACACCGGCAAGCAAGTGCTACGCATGGCCGAGGACATGGAGCGCATGGCCGTCTCCTTCCAGCGCCGCGGCGAAGGTGCCGACGCGCGCGTGGCTGGAGAAGTGCGCGTGACCACCACCGATTCGTTGGCGGTGGACTTCGTGATTCCGGCCATTGAACGCCTTCGCGCCAGCCATCCCGAGGTACGGGTGATCTTGAGCACCACGACGCGGCTGCTCGACCTGGCGCGGCGGGAGGCCGACATTGCTGTACGCACCCTGCGTCCGGAGCAACCGGACTTGATCGTTCGCCAACTCGGCTGCTGGGAGGTTGGGCTGTACGCAACCCGAGGCTATCTGGCCAAGTATGGTCAACCGCAGCCCGGAAAAGGCTTTGCGAACCACGACATTGCGCTCTACCAGGAGGGTGTGACCGGCCGGCAGAACGACACGCTGGCGGGTGAATCCAGGGCACAGGGTCGCGTGGTTGCCGAACTGGATTCGAGTCTGATGCTTACGACCTTCGTGCGTGCCGGCTTGGCCATAGGCGAATTACCCGAGTACCAGGCCCGGCGCAATCCTGAGCTGATGCGGTTATGGCCGGAGCACCGGCGGGCCAAACCCTACGAGGCGTGGCTGGTGTTGCACCAAGACTTGGCGCACACAGCCAGAGTTCGTGTCGTCGTGGAGGCAATCGCATCGGCTTTCGCCGACTGA
- a CDS encoding VOC family protein: MISKNTVCIWYNGDALEAARFYAETFVDSAVGTVYRAPGDYPAGKQGDVLTVAFTVMGVACLGLNGGAGVTHSEAFSFQVATDDQAETDRLWNAIVGNGGQENVCGWCKDKWGLSWQITPRVLSEAIANPDPAAAKRAFEAMMQMGKIDIAKIEAALAGN, encoded by the coding sequence ATGATTAGCAAGAATACCGTTTGTATTTGGTATAACGGCGACGCGTTGGAGGCAGCGAGGTTCTATGCCGAGACGTTCGTGGATAGCGCCGTAGGCACTGTTTATCGTGCACCCGGGGATTATCCGGCAGGTAAGCAGGGCGATGTCCTGACTGTTGCATTCACGGTGATGGGCGTTGCGTGTCTCGGTCTTAATGGTGGCGCGGGAGTGACGCATAGCGAGGCGTTCTCGTTTCAGGTTGCCACCGACGACCAGGCTGAGACGGATCGCTTATGGAATGCAATTGTTGGAAATGGCGGTCAGGAAAACGTCTGTGGCTGGTGTAAGGATAAGTGGGGACTTTCATGGCAAATCACCCCACGTGTATTGTCCGAGGCGATAGCCAATCCTGATCCTGCTGCGGCGAAACGCGCGTTCGAAGCCATGATGCAGATGGGCAAAATAGACATTGCCAAGATCGAAGCTGCGCTAGCGGGCAATTAG
- the estP gene encoding esterase EstP, translated as MISKTFLVLLASSLLSLVCIQALAAPSPYSNFVVFGDSLSSSGQVADPGGPAGASYRATNRTGPVYLDGQGEEYSAVAPQILGTKLGFSDDQLAGSTSATRASEGLPDGNNWAVGGYRTDQILDSITTTSTAGDRSRPGYLVSNNFRADPHALYYLTGGANDFYQGGATSLDQADAAAGRLVESVQALQQAGARYIMVWLLPDLSLTPLINGSPLQAFISQLSNRFNIALVRQLQTVDAEVIPLNIPALLTEGFSNPAQFGLATDQNLMTTCFSGKGCTENARYGIHSATPAPNKLIYYDAVHPTEAGQHLIADYAYSLLAAPWEITLLPEMAQGILRAHQDELRNQWQADWGNWQGIGQWRGIVAAGGQHQDFGSQRSGASADGNGFNLNIGGSYRLNEDWRVGVLAGTYRQKLAAGSNDSDYKLNTYLGTAFVQYQQSRWWADAAATAGHLDYDNLKRKFDLGANERGEQGDTSGGVLAFSARLGYNIAQQTRSPWYLSPFISADYARTKVDGYSEDGSDSTALSFDDQKRSSRRLGIGLLGKYQITPETQVFGEIAHEKEYENDTQKLTMALNSLPDNHYTLKGYTPQTNLNRLDLGVSHKLTQDLALRANYNIRKDDDFTQQGLNVGVSLDF; from the coding sequence ATGATCAGTAAGACGTTTCTCGTACTGCTTGCCAGCAGCCTTTTGTCTCTGGTTTGTATTCAGGCGCTCGCAGCGCCTTCGCCCTATTCCAATTTTGTCGTGTTCGGCGATAGCCTAAGCAGTTCCGGGCAGGTCGCCGATCCCGGCGGTCCTGCTGGAGCATCTTATCGTGCTACCAACCGCACGGGCCCGGTCTACTTGGATGGTCAGGGGGAAGAGTATTCCGCCGTTGCCCCACAAATACTGGGGACCAAACTGGGGTTCTCGGATGACCAACTCGCTGGCTCGACTTCGGCCACGCGCGCGAGTGAAGGCTTGCCTGATGGTAATAACTGGGCGGTCGGTGGTTATCGTACTGACCAGATTCTTGATTCGATTACTACCACCTCGACCGCAGGTGACCGTAGCCGCCCCGGTTATTTGGTGTCTAATAATTTTCGCGCCGATCCACATGCTCTGTACTACCTGACGGGTGGTGCCAACGACTTCTACCAGGGCGGTGCCACCAGTCTTGATCAGGCTGACGCAGCGGCCGGTCGCCTGGTCGAGAGTGTGCAAGCCCTGCAACAGGCAGGTGCCCGCTACATCATGGTCTGGCTGCTGCCGGATCTCAGCCTTACTCCGTTGATCAACGGCAGTCCGCTGCAGGCGTTTATCTCGCAGCTTAGCAACCGGTTCAACATCGCACTGGTTCGGCAATTGCAGACGGTCGATGCTGAAGTCATTCCTCTCAACATTCCGGCGCTCTTAACGGAAGGCTTTTCCAATCCGGCACAGTTCGGCCTGGCAACCGATCAAAACCTCATGACAACCTGCTTCAGCGGCAAAGGCTGTACGGAAAATGCCCGCTATGGCATTCACAGCGCAACACCGGCGCCGAACAAGCTGATCTACTACGACGCGGTCCACCCCACCGAAGCCGGGCAGCACTTGATAGCCGATTACGCATACTCCTTATTGGCGGCACCTTGGGAAATAACCTTGCTCCCGGAAATGGCTCAAGGCATCTTGCGCGCTCATCAGGACGAGCTGCGCAATCAATGGCAAGCCGACTGGGGGAACTGGCAGGGCATTGGACAATGGCGTGGCATTGTCGCTGCGGGCGGCCAGCACCAAGACTTCGGCAGCCAGCGCAGTGGTGCCAGTGCCGATGGTAACGGCTTCAACCTGAATATCGGCGGTAGCTACCGGCTAAACGAGGATTGGCGAGTGGGGGTGCTGGCTGGCACCTATCGACAGAAGCTCGCAGCGGGCAGCAACGACTCCGACTACAAGCTCAACACCTATTTGGGCACTGCCTTCGTCCAGTACCAGCAAAGTCGCTGGTGGGCCGATGCGGCAGCCACTGCCGGACATCTGGACTACGACAATCTCAAGCGCAAATTCGACCTAGGTGCCAACGAGCGCGGGGAACAGGGCGATACCAGTGGCGGCGTTCTGGCCTTCAGTGCTCGCTTGGGCTACAACATCGCGCAACAGACCAGGAGCCCATGGTACCTGTCGCCGTTCATCAGCGCCGACTACGCGCGGACCAAGGTTGACGGTTACTCCGAGGACGGCAGCGATTCCACCGCACTTAGCTTCGATGATCAGAAACGCTCTTCGCGACGCCTGGGCATCGGCCTGCTGGGCAAGTATCAGATCACCCCGGAAACCCAGGTGTTCGGCGAAATCGCCCACGAAAAGGAATACGAGAACGATACCCAGAAGCTGACCATGGCGCTCAACAGCTTGCCGGATAACCACTACACGCTGAAAGGCTATACCCCGCAGACCAACCTGAACCGTCTGGATCTTGGGGTCAGCCACAAGCTCACCCAGGATCTGGCATTGCGCGCCAACTACAACATCCGCAAGGACGACGACTTCACTCAACAGGGTCTCAATGTCGGAGTCAGCCTCGACTTCTAA